The window GAAACGCTATTTTGGTGCTTCTGATGCTGTAAAATTGGTTTTAAAAGTGAAGGCATACGGCGTATCACCGATTTCTCTGAGGTGTTCAAGTCGCTCTATCGCTTCTTCGAGTGTGGGAGTAAGGCCTTTTTCAATCCACCAAAGAACATAAGTATCTTCAGGTAATCGATGAAACCAGTCCCCCTTTCGGCGCATGAAATCACGGTGATGTGTGCGGAACATGAAGTTCTTTAACGAATCCACAGAGTCCCACACCGACATGTTCACAATCATATTAGGATCGTCGAAAGCTTTGATATTGGTGGCGTCACCAGATTCATCTTTCAGACGCCAAACAAACCCTTCACTGCTTTCTGCGATTCCATTAACCAACTCTAAATTATCGACAAATTCTTTGATTTCTGGCGCATCTAACGCATATTTTGCCAGAGCTATATTTAACTGAGCTAATTTCATAATGTTTCTTCCTTGATAAATTATGAGTAGAAAATTACAAACACACCGACTGATACTAAGAAAACTAACGAACAGTCACGCCTTCAACTTCAATCACTGAGTTAACATTCGCTCGCTCGATGATCTTGAGTAACGTTGTCTGGATTAGCTCACTATCTCTAATTTCTGTTTCGCAAGAGAAACGCTCCTCTTGAACACCATCGCTCTCACCCAGCATAAATTGAACCGCAACTTCCGTTGCGAGATCTTTTGTCGTTCCGTAATACGCTAACGTGATTTTTGGATATCCGTTGTCCCCTTTTTTGACCTGCTTAGCGATGCGTTTTTTAGCTTTATCTAAATTCATACAACTTCCTTTAAGACTGAAATACAAGACCTGATATACAAAGTGACTAAAACACCTTTTTACACGGTAAGCAATACAATCAGCGTTTGTTGTGGAATTTCCTCTAGCGTCTTGATACTAATCAGGATGGTACAGTCTGAACTACCCAAAGAGTGATATCTAGAGCACAGAAAACTGGTTTAAGAAATAGTGACAGCACGTAACAATTACGCACCAAGAAGCGGTAGATGCTTTCGCTGTTGATAAGTTAAGGCCAGCTCTAAGCAATGCTTGATTGGTACCTTGGGAAGTGGTTCAGTAAGGTTCAATACGATAGCCCTATTACCTTGAAACGCCAGCGTGCCGTCGTGCAATTCTCTGATTGTGTCGATTAGCTTCGTTTGACAGTTAAAGAACAAGTAATAGTTGCTTGGCGATTTCAATTTCCAGTCGATTCGAATTGGGCTGCCCGTTTTAACGCTGTAACTTGGCTCGCCCCATTTTAGAGACTCTTCGACTTCACCTAAACCTAAATCAGAGGAAAGCTCAAAGATTAACGACCGTAACTCTTCAAGCCGAACTCGAACATCACCGGGGTACTCGTCGAAATGTGTTTTGATTTCTTTGTCCATCGAACCTCCGATTGACTTGTTGCGATATTAAACTGCCGCTAACTTAAACCATAGGCCTTAAACATTAGTCCAACTTTAAACGAAAAGTGCCAAGCCTCGTAAATCATTTTTGAGTTAACTGTTCGTTAGCAGCTTTCAAGGCCGCCTTTAAACCGTCTGTATCCTTACAACCAATGTAAACATGCTTTCCATTACTTAAGCTTAACTTCAGCGCTGAACCTATCGATGCATTATACAACCAACCATCGCTCAACATACGGATGCCAATACCTTGATACCACTTGCTTTGATAGAACGATGTCTCGGTAATGTCTGACACTTCTACATTCTTACGCCAAAAACCAAAGCCGAAATACCAGCTTAGTACACTGTCTTTGACCTCAATTGTCATGGAGAAAAAGAGCAAAGCAATTAACCCGTTGATGGCGTGAGCGACGAATGTTCCGGAGTTATTATCAGACGTAACGACAATGAAAGCACTTATCGAAACAAGGATGAGCAACAACCCCTTGTTGTATTCCTTACTATAAAACACAGTTATAACTCCTATAGACAACGAACAACCAATTAACTAGCCAACAGCTATCTTACTGCGGCCTTTCTAAATCATCGTGGCAAGTAATGAAAGCAGATTCCCCAAAACCAAGTAGCATTACCTCGATACGACCTAACCAAAGTATCAAACCAGAATAACCTTGTTCCGGATCTAAGCCTTGTTATAAAGCACATCGAATCTACATTAGTCACTTGGCAATGCCTTGACCCATTCGGATCGCAGGACAGCCAGAACTACGGTATCCCACCACCGCCCTTTGAAAAAACGATGCTCTCTAAAGTGCGCTTCTTGGCGCATGCCTAAAGACTTACAGAGCTTAATGGCAGGTAAATTCTTACTGATTGTCTCCGCATAAATGCGGTGTACACCCAATGTTGAAAAACCAAAATCAGCCAAAGCGAGAGCCGCTTCATTGCTTAACTGATGACCTTGGTATGATCTTGAAAACGCACACCCCATTGAAGCTTGCTGATTGTCTTCCAGACGCAAACAAACAGTGCCAATGAACTGGCCAGTGCTCTTGTATTCAACAGCGAGTTGATATGATTTCCTTGGTTCTTCAGACGCCTGAGCTATAAACAAGTTGGTTAACTCTTTATATTTAACAGGGTCACAGTCACTTTCATCATAGAAACGCTGATATTTAGCGTCTTGAGACATCGCCACGAAAGCATTTTCATCGCTAGGATTCATATCCCTAATAATCAGCCGATTTGTCTCAATTTTAAACATCGAAAGTTCCTTTTCATCCTGAAGTATAGGCCTAATGCCCGCTACGAAAAATGCTGGCACTCAATATCGTGGGTTAGCTCAACACCATAGAATAATTTGTGTGTCAGGCGACTCAATGGGAGCCGTACATGAATGAAGGTGACATTATTTTCATAAGTTTGGATACACCTAAATCTTTTGCTCAAATCGCGGTACCGAAAGGATAGAGCAGCGTATAAGCTCTACACCTTAATCCTTATTGTATGCCTGTTCTAACCCTTTCAGGGCACTTGGTACTATTATTTTATGAAATGGCGTAACGAAGAACATATAGATCTTACCAAACAAATTGTTTACATGAACCACGGTATTTGCGTGAACGATTGCGGTTTCTCCTTCAGGCTCAACAAGAAAAGAAACTCGGACATCAAGGTGTTTATCACAGTCTTCTAATACAACTTCATTCTCAGTTGAACTGACCAGCGTAAAAATACCGACTCGTTCGCCTACCACATATTCTGAACCTAATTTGTCTCGGGATACATCTTGTAGACCACCCAAATTTTTCAAACCGAGTTTCGATACAACCCAGTTTCTCGTAGACATCAGAAATGCAATCCAAGTCGGTGTTTGAGCTGCTATTTCAAGAAATACTTCAATAGCAGTTTGGTTGTTGTATTTTATTTTTTTTGAAAAGCTATCACAGAAATATGAATTTTTGGAATACTCGCTCAATATTGATTTCTTGGGTATAGACATAAACTCTCCTTCAAAAGGCATACGCTTTACTAAGTGGCTAACAAACCTGCCACCTCCCTCTACAAAAAAAACCTTACCCACAAAAGCCGACCATTACAAAAGTGCCGAGCGTTTTGGAATCCAGTTAAACAATCTATTAGGTGATGGCTACTATAGCAGGCAATAAAGTAGTGGGAACAAACTAGCGATCAATAAGCTGTGCCCAACAGACGTACTCTCTAATTTTGTCACAATGATTGATTTAGCAGACTCGT is drawn from Vibrio sp. SNU_ST1 and contains these coding sequences:
- a CDS encoding DUF1801 domain-containing protein: MDKEIKTHFDEYPGDVRVRLEELRSLIFELSSDLGLGEVEESLKWGEPSYSVKTGSPIRIDWKLKSPSNYYLFFNCQTKLIDTIRELHDGTLAFQGNRAIVLNLTEPLPKVPIKHCLELALTYQQRKHLPLLGA
- a CDS encoding DUF3291 domain-containing protein; translated protein: MKLAQLNIALAKYALDAPEIKEFVDNLELVNGIAESSEGFVWRLKDESGDATNIKAFDDPNMIVNMSVWDSVDSLKNFMFRTHHRDFMRRKGDWFHRLPEDTYVLWWIEKGLTPTLEEAIERLEHLREIGDTPYAFTFKTNFTASEAPK
- a CDS encoding DUF2867 domain-containing protein, producing the protein MSIPKKSILSEYSKNSYFCDSFSKKIKYNNQTAIEVFLEIAAQTPTWIAFLMSTRNWVVSKLGLKNLGGLQDVSRDKLGSEYVVGERVGIFTLVSSTENEVVLEDCDKHLDVRVSFLVEPEGETAIVHANTVVHVNNLFGKIYMFFVTPFHKIIVPSALKGLEQAYNKD
- a CDS encoding GNAT family N-acetyltransferase, producing MFKIETNRLIIRDMNPSDENAFVAMSQDAKYQRFYDESDCDPVKYKELTNLFIAQASEEPRKSYQLAVEYKSTGQFIGTVCLRLEDNQQASMGCAFSRSYQGHQLSNEAALALADFGFSTLGVHRIYAETISKNLPAIKLCKSLGMRQEAHFREHRFFKGRWWDTVVLAVLRSEWVKALPSD